The Gloeocapsopsis sp. IPPAS B-1203 genome contains a region encoding:
- a CDS encoding response regulator yields MNHKMTNILLVEDDEVDVMNVKRAFKKNNITNPLYLAANGLEALAMLRGENSDFQIPYERRLVLLDLNMPKMNGIEFLRELRADSELRFTPVIVLTTSNEDRDKVEAYNLNVAGYILKPVTFANFVEAVATLNKYWTLSEIP; encoded by the coding sequence ATGAATCATAAAATGACAAACATCCTGCTTGTTGAAGATGACGAAGTGGATGTAATGAATGTCAAACGTGCTTTTAAAAAAAATAACATTACTAATCCACTTTATCTGGCTGCCAACGGCTTAGAAGCATTAGCTATGCTTCGTGGCGAAAACAGTGACTTTCAAATTCCCTATGAGAGGAGACTGGTCTTACTCGACTTAAATATGCCAAAAATGAATGGCATTGAATTTTTACGAGAATTGCGTGCTGATTCAGAACTTCGTTTCACCCCTGTGATTGTTCTGACAACATCGAACGAAGATCGTGACAAAGTAGAAGCTTACAACTTGAATGTCGCTGGATATATTCTGAAGCCAGTTACCTTCGCAAATTTTGTGGAGGCTGTGGCAACTCTCAATAAGTATTGGACTTTAAGTGAAATTCCCTGA
- a CDS encoding PAS domain S-box protein yields the protein MEQTVKILVVDDDEVDRMAVRRALKAAGVQTELSEVSDCEKAIATLQTQFFDCVFLDYFLPDGDGLSLVQQLRALGITVPLVVLTGQGDEQIAVQLIKAGAHDYLSKANITPENLAQVLRQTIRVYRAEQAAAIANQRLKESEERYRLVLEGANDGIWDWHCATKQVYCNDRLLEILGVSRSEFDHTTTAFMERIHPEDVPRIRETIRHHLTNNEKCEAEFRFIHSSGEYRYCLARGKAQRDANNCPVRMSGVISDITERKQLENALRESESRFRYLAESNVLGIIIADMQGKILDANDAFLQMMGYTKQDVISGLYWKDITPPEYEEIDRRAAAQMRSSRILTPFEKEYIRKDGSRVPILIGGALIDNVKEIGICYVLDLSDRKRSEAEIVKLNRDLELRVNELQTLFDVIPIGIAIAQDPECRFVRINPALAKLLNHPIDANASKSAPLEEQPFFKIYSQGREIPAAELPMQYAAAHGVDVLDQEFDVVTDTNSSIKLLSYAAPLFDEQGQCRGSIGAYLDITERKRIEEQERFLAEASGLLGSSLDYQTTLENLADLIVPQLADWCTIYVVDEDKTLRQVALTHPDPEKVEWAKEVFKRYPLNPDALIGTPQVIRTGKSELYSEIPDFVLAGLARDTEHLEILRQVGIKSFMCVPMKARERTLGTIAFYSVESGKTYTQADLTFAEDLGRRAGLAVDNAKLFQQANEIGENLRQALIILGEQQQQLRVLQRITNLLNQRLTNLPGLLQVMVRAVYDGISDAQFALILLYNSESRQLELTATAGVGRERLLLMELFDSGDGLLNHVFLTGESQLFKATRQQDRKYKTSGGTEEPQVVDLPAAIQAVAIESASAGRLGVLAIGNWENPEAFDIEDQNLLTAVGEQAAIAINNARMIGVLEEREERLAIQNQILARQNRELELNRQRIEQQNLQLIEAARLKSQFLATMSHELRTPMNAIIGFAQVLLRQRTASLSTTQVEMVERILNNGKNLLALINDILDLSKIEAGRLELVPEEFDLAQLINATIAELQPLAEQKQLKLNAVVNIDNPQVINDSVRLRQVLVNLLSNAIKFTETGSVEINVCEPEPMQLLLSVKDTGIGIAEADLPNIFEEFRQIDQTTTRKHGGTGLGLAITRSLVQMMQGTISVESKLSQGSTFRISLPRQVTSKERE from the coding sequence ATGGAACAAACAGTAAAAATTCTGGTAGTTGATGACGATGAAGTTGACCGAATGGCAGTACGCCGTGCGCTAAAGGCTGCTGGCGTGCAAACTGAACTATCAGAAGTTAGTGATTGTGAAAAAGCGATCGCAACACTACAAACGCAATTCTTTGATTGTGTATTCCTTGATTACTTTCTTCCAGACGGCGATGGTTTGAGTTTAGTACAGCAATTAAGAGCCTTGGGAATTACAGTTCCTTTGGTAGTTCTCACAGGACAAGGAGACGAACAAATAGCTGTACAACTGATTAAAGCAGGAGCGCATGATTATCTTTCTAAAGCCAACATCACACCAGAAAATTTAGCTCAAGTCCTCCGACAAACAATCCGCGTGTATCGTGCTGAACAAGCTGCGGCGATCGCTAATCAACGCTTAAAAGAAAGCGAAGAACGTTATCGACTTGTTTTAGAAGGTGCCAACGATGGCATCTGGGATTGGCATTGTGCTACAAAGCAGGTTTATTGTAATGACCGCCTGCTAGAAATTTTAGGTGTATCGCGTTCAGAATTCGATCATACAACGACAGCTTTTATGGAACGGATACATCCCGAAGATGTGCCGCGTATCCGTGAAACTATTCGCCATCACTTGACAAATAACGAAAAATGTGAAGCAGAGTTTCGCTTCATTCATAGTTCAGGAGAATATCGTTACTGTTTAGCAAGAGGGAAAGCCCAGCGCGATGCCAACAATTGCCCAGTGAGAATGTCAGGAGTGATCAGTGATATTACTGAGCGTAAGCAACTCGAAAATGCATTGAGAGAAAGTGAATCGCGATTTCGCTATCTGGCAGAATCTAACGTACTTGGGATCATCATTGCAGATATGCAAGGCAAAATCCTCGATGCCAACGATGCTTTTCTACAAATGATGGGTTACACAAAACAAGATGTCATCTCAGGATTGTACTGGAAAGACATTACCCCACCAGAATACGAGGAAATTGATCGACGAGCTGCGGCTCAAATGCGCTCGTCTCGGATATTAACGCCGTTTGAGAAAGAATACATTCGTAAAGACGGTAGTAGAGTGCCAATTCTCATTGGTGGTGCTTTGATTGATAACGTTAAAGAAATTGGCATTTGTTATGTCTTAGATTTGAGCGATCGCAAGCGTTCTGAAGCAGAAATTGTTAAACTAAACCGCGATCTAGAACTACGTGTCAACGAGTTACAAACGTTATTTGATGTGATTCCAATTGGAATTGCGATCGCCCAAGATCCTGAATGTCGATTTGTGCGGATTAACCCAGCCCTTGCCAAATTACTCAATCATCCGATTGACGCTAACGCTTCCAAAAGTGCCCCTCTTGAAGAACAACCATTTTTTAAGATTTACTCTCAGGGTAGAGAAATCCCAGCCGCAGAATTACCAATGCAGTATGCTGCTGCGCACGGTGTTGATGTTTTAGATCAAGAATTTGATGTTGTTACTGATACTAATTCCTCAATCAAGCTGCTTTCCTATGCTGCGCCGTTATTCGACGAGCAAGGTCAATGTCGAGGTAGCATCGGTGCTTATCTAGATATTACCGAACGTAAGCGTATTGAAGAACAAGAACGCTTTCTTGCTGAAGCTAGCGGTTTGCTGGGATCTTCTTTAGATTACCAAACTACACTAGAAAATCTTGCTGATCTCATCGTTCCTCAGCTAGCTGATTGGTGTACCATCTATGTCGTAGACGAAGACAAAACTCTACGTCAAGTAGCACTAACACACCCCGATCCCGAAAAAGTTGAGTGGGCAAAAGAAGTCTTTAAGCGTTACCCTCTTAATCCTGATGCACTGATCGGCACACCCCAAGTTATTCGGACTGGCAAGTCAGAGTTATATTCAGAAATTCCTGATTTTGTCTTAGCTGGACTTGCCCGCGATACAGAACATCTAGAGATCTTGCGTCAGGTTGGCATCAAATCATTTATGTGTGTGCCCATGAAAGCACGAGAACGCACTTTGGGGACAATTGCCTTTTACTCGGTAGAATCGGGCAAAACATATACACAAGCAGATCTAACATTCGCTGAAGATCTTGGGCGTCGTGCAGGTTTAGCCGTAGACAATGCTAAATTATTTCAGCAGGCAAATGAAATTGGTGAAAACTTGCGCCAAGCATTAATCATTCTAGGAGAACAGCAGCAACAACTACGAGTATTGCAGCGAATTACTAATCTCCTCAACCAGCGTTTGACAAACTTACCAGGATTGCTACAAGTTATGGTAAGGGCAGTTTATGACGGTATTAGTGATGCTCAGTTTGCGTTGATTTTGCTGTATAACTCAGAAAGTCGCCAACTCGAATTAACTGCTACAGCAGGTGTTGGTCGAGAAAGGTTGCTGTTAATGGAGTTGTTTGATAGTGGAGATGGATTACTTAACCATGTCTTTCTAACAGGTGAATCGCAACTATTTAAAGCAACAAGACAACAAGATCGCAAATACAAAACCTCTGGTGGCACAGAAGAACCCCAAGTAGTTGATTTACCAGCTGCTATTCAGGCTGTCGCAATCGAATCAGCCTCAGCAGGAAGATTAGGAGTTTTAGCAATTGGTAACTGGGAAAATCCCGAAGCTTTTGATATCGAAGACCAAAATCTATTAACGGCTGTCGGCGAACAAGCAGCGATCGCTATTAATAATGCCCGCATGATTGGTGTTTTAGAAGAACGCGAAGAACGCCTAGCGATTCAAAACCAAATCTTAGCACGGCAAAACCGCGAACTCGAACTTAACCGCCAGCGCATTGAACAACAAAACCTACAATTGATTGAAGCGGCACGGCTTAAGTCACAATTTTTAGCGACAATGTCGCACGAATTACGCACTCCAATGAATGCCATTATTGGCTTTGCCCAAGTTTTACTTCGACAACGCACTGCATCACTGAGCACCACACAAGTCGAAATGGTAGAACGCATTCTTAATAATGGCAAAAACTTATTAGCACTAATTAACGATATTCTCGATCTTTCCAAAATTGAAGCTGGGCGCTTGGAACTTGTGCCAGAAGAATTCGATCTTGCTCAATTAATTAACGCTACCATAGCTGAATTGCAACCACTCGCTGAACAAAAACAGTTAAAATTGAATGCTGTTGTTAACATTGATAACCCTCAAGTTATTAATGACAGCGTTCGCTTACGTCAAGTCCTTGTGAACCTGCTCTCTAATGCAATTAAATTTACTGAAACTGGCTCAGTAGAAATTAATGTTTGCGAACCAGAACCAATGCAGCTACTCCTTAGTGTTAAAGACACTGGTATTGGCATTGCTGAGGCTGACTTACCTAATATTTTTGAGGAATTCCGGCAAATCGACCAAACAACAACCCGCAAGCATGGCGGTACTGGTTTAGGACTAGCAATTACTCGCTCTTTAGTCCAAATGATGCAGGGAACAATTTCCGTTGAAAGCAAACTCAGTCAAGGCTCTACCTTTCGGATAAGTTTGCCTCGACAAGTCACCTCAAAGGAAAGAGAGTAA
- a CDS encoding MHYT domain-containing protein — MTNPDTITGTHNLNLVILSIGIAIVASYTALDLVAQVKTTSGWRTALWLIGGSLAMGIGIWSMHFIGILAYRLPVPVSYNFPIVEVSMLLAVFASGGALFLVIQELSWLKLATGSIFMGLGIAAMHYTGMQAMRLAATPLYSLKNVTFSIAVAIGVSFTALWLAYHQTKTIAQGTIRKLASAVVMGIAIAGMHYTAMASVKFELDKSTFLSAAQPDNSTLAVSIGVATLILLALTFISAAIAQRIAAENARTEILRQSEARFRALEQNSSDVIQVVNAAGFMTYTSCSMQRILGYTPQECHEKQAFTFVYQEDLAQAKKLLQEALSHPAANIVAEFRLQHVNGEPRDFEAIACNLLTEPSINGVVITYRDISKRKQTEANLWSALQRLTFHVENSPLAVIEWNRDFRVVRWSRAAETLFGWQAAEVLGKLPSEWNFIFPEDRATVTQVIDRLIDGSQQRNVALNRNYTKDSKVVYCEWYNSGLLDEAGNLVSVLSLILDVTQQKQTEAELVHRAAELVRLTAMLAQTNYDIQKRNQELDEFSYVVSHDLKAPLRAIANLSEWIEEDLEESLTEETRQQMNLLRGRVYRMEALINGLLQYSRVGRLETPLTSVSVATLLAEVIDSLDPPATFMIQVASNLPTLWTYRLLLEQVFSNLISNAIKHHPRLDGTIHISFTDVGDFYQFTVADDGDGIALQYQAKVFGIFQTLSARDQKENTGIGLSIVKKIVESQGGSIWLESQAGKGAAFYFTWLKTQN, encoded by the coding sequence TTGGTATAGCGATCGTTGCTTCATACACAGCACTCGATCTTGTGGCACAAGTCAAAACAACGTCAGGATGGCGCACTGCCCTTTGGTTGATTGGTGGTTCGCTAGCAATGGGAATTGGCATTTGGTCGATGCACTTTATCGGTATATTGGCTTATCGCTTACCCGTACCAGTAAGTTACAACTTTCCCATTGTTGAAGTGTCAATGCTTCTTGCTGTTTTCGCTTCTGGAGGTGCTTTATTCCTCGTCATTCAGGAATTGAGTTGGTTAAAGCTAGCAACTGGCAGCATATTTATGGGGCTGGGTATTGCAGCAATGCACTACACGGGGATGCAGGCAATGCGGTTAGCAGCGACACCATTGTATAGCTTAAAAAATGTTACTTTCTCGATTGCAGTTGCAATTGGAGTTTCATTTACGGCTTTATGGTTAGCTTATCATCAAACCAAGACGATCGCTCAAGGAACGATTCGCAAGTTGGCTAGTGCAGTTGTCATGGGAATTGCGATCGCCGGAATGCACTACACCGCAATGGCATCGGTCAAGTTTGAACTTGACAAGTCAACTTTTTTGAGTGCGGCACAACCGGATAACTCTACACTTGCTGTCTCAATTGGAGTTGCGACTCTCATATTATTAGCACTAACATTCATCAGCGCAGCGATCGCCCAACGGATCGCGGCTGAAAATGCCAGAACTGAAATTTTGCGTCAAAGCGAAGCGCGATTTCGTGCCTTAGAACAAAACTCCTCTGATGTCATTCAAGTTGTCAATGCGGCAGGGTTTATGACATACACCAGTTGTTCAATGCAACGGATTTTAGGTTACACGCCACAAGAGTGCCATGAAAAACAGGCATTTACTTTTGTTTATCAAGAGGATCTCGCCCAGGCAAAAAAGTTATTACAAGAAGCTTTATCGCATCCTGCCGCTAATATAGTTGCTGAGTTTCGTTTGCAACACGTTAATGGAGAACCGCGTGATTTTGAGGCGATCGCGTGTAATTTACTGACTGAACCGAGTATTAATGGTGTTGTCATTACGTATCGCGATATTAGTAAACGCAAGCAAACTGAAGCGAATTTATGGAGTGCACTACAGCGACTGACCTTTCATGTCGAAAATTCCCCGCTTGCTGTGATTGAATGGAATCGCGATTTTCGTGTGGTGCGGTGGTCACGCGCGGCTGAAACGCTGTTTGGTTGGCAAGCTGCAGAAGTGCTAGGAAAACTACCCAGTGAGTGGAATTTTATTTTTCCAGAAGATCGAGCAACTGTCACTCAAGTTATCGATCGACTCATCGATGGCAGCCAACAACGCAATGTTGCGCTCAATCGTAACTACACTAAAGATAGCAAAGTCGTTTATTGTGAGTGGTATAATTCAGGATTACTCGACGAAGCGGGCAATTTAGTTTCCGTGCTGTCTTTGATTTTAGATGTCACTCAGCAAAAACAAACTGAAGCAGAACTTGTCCACCGCGCTGCTGAACTCGTTCGTCTAACTGCGATGCTGGCACAAACAAATTACGACATCCAAAAGCGCAATCAGGAACTCGATGAGTTTAGTTACGTCGTTTCTCACGACCTTAAAGCACCGTTGCGGGCGATCGCCAATTTATCTGAATGGATTGAAGAAGATCTAGAAGAAAGTTTAACAGAGGAAACTCGCCAGCAAATGAACTTATTACGCGGGCGAGTTTATCGTATGGAGGCTTTAATTAATGGTTTATTGCAATACTCGCGAGTCGGACGTCTTGAAACTCCTCTGACTTCTGTGTCAGTTGCGACTCTGCTTGCAGAAGTTATTGACTCCCTAGATCCTCCAGCAACTTTTATGATTCAAGTCGCATCAAATCTGCCGACGCTATGGACATATAGATTGCTCTTAGAGCAAGTATTTAGTAATCTCATCAGTAATGCTATCAAACATCACCCTAGGTTAGATGGCACAATACATATTTCATTTACAGATGTCGGTGATTTCTATCAATTCACAGTAGCTGATGATGGTGATGGAATCGCCTTACAATATCAAGCTAAAGTGTTTGGCATTTTTCAGACCTTATCTGCTCGCGACCAAAAAGAAAATACTGGGATTGGATTATCGATTGTCAAGAAAATTGTTGAAAGCCAAGGAGGTAGCATTTGGCTAGAATCTCAAGCAGGAAAAGGCGCAGCGTTTTACTTCACTTGGTTAAAAACTCAAAACTAA
- a CDS encoding chemotaxis protein CheB: MSGCDIVVVGASAGGVEALEQLIRNLPPSLPAAIFVVLHIPSHGPSLLPSILNRCLKKQHKNQSLLTAVHPQDGAEIQHNHIYIAPPDQHLLIKKGCIHLARGPKENSHRPAVDPLFRTAARTYGQRVVGVVLSGTLDDGTAGLVAIKQQGGIAIAQDPQEALYSGMPRSAIENVAVDHILPVSKIASVLVELANKPIAAEQESVSRDMAIEADMAELELGAMQNLDRPGKPSAFGCPECGGVLWELNEGDLIRFRCRTGHAYSVNTLLAEQSEALEEALWNALRALEEKAALSQRLATQARDRNRPYSAQRFQSQGDDAQARATLVRNLLLKGEGNGQASTINSDVASGTASPTPEEQEIAPTTASFPIVAIGASAGGLKALIEVLSHLGTDFPAAIVIVQHLYPHHPSQMANLLSHRTDLPVKEAEQGDQIQPGQVYIAPPNQHLLVTADNTLCLSDAQLVHFVRPSADLLFESVAASFQAQAIAVVLTGMGSDGAMGVRAIKQMGGKAIAQDRASSEFFGMPSAAIDTGTVDFVVPLQEIAVILMHLVMHGEQPQNL; encoded by the coding sequence ATGTCTGGATGCGACATCGTCGTCGTTGGAGCCTCTGCTGGCGGAGTTGAAGCGCTAGAGCAACTTATTCGGAATTTACCTCCTAGCCTGCCTGCCGCCATATTTGTAGTGCTTCACATACCATCACACGGACCGAGTTTACTGCCAAGTATTCTGAACCGTTGTTTAAAAAAGCAGCATAAAAATCAATCTCTACTTACAGCGGTTCATCCTCAAGATGGCGCAGAAATTCAGCACAATCACATTTACATTGCTCCACCCGACCAACATCTACTTATTAAAAAGGGCTGCATTCACCTAGCACGCGGTCCCAAAGAAAATAGTCATCGTCCCGCAGTCGATCCCTTGTTTCGCACAGCAGCAAGAACTTATGGGCAACGAGTTGTAGGTGTCGTTTTGTCAGGTACGCTTGATGATGGTACGGCAGGTTTAGTCGCGATCAAGCAGCAAGGAGGAATTGCGATCGCTCAAGATCCCCAAGAAGCACTTTACTCAGGAATGCCGCGCAGTGCGATTGAAAATGTAGCAGTTGACCATATTTTGCCCGTATCTAAAATCGCATCAGTCTTGGTTGAGTTAGCAAACAAACCAATTGCAGCAGAACAAGAAAGCGTGTCGCGCGACATGGCAATAGAAGCTGATATGGCGGAATTGGAGTTAGGAGCAATGCAAAACCTCGATCGCCCAGGCAAACCCTCAGCCTTCGGCTGTCCAGAATGTGGAGGCGTACTGTGGGAACTTAACGAAGGAGATTTAATCCGCTTTCGTTGTCGTACAGGTCATGCTTACTCGGTTAATACCTTGCTTGCTGAACAGTCTGAGGCATTAGAAGAAGCATTGTGGAATGCACTGCGGGCATTAGAAGAAAAAGCAGCACTCTCGCAACGATTGGCAACACAAGCCCGCGATCGCAATCGACCATATTCTGCACAGCGCTTTCAGTCTCAAGGAGACGATGCCCAAGCACGAGCAACACTTGTACGTAACCTACTCCTCAAAGGTGAAGGTAATGGTCAAGCGTCAACAATCAACAGCGACGTTGCTTCTGGAACTGCCTCACCAACTCCAGAAGAACAAGAAATTGCTCCTACTACTGCATCCTTTCCTATTGTTGCAATTGGTGCTTCAGCAGGTGGACTCAAAGCACTGATTGAAGTACTATCTCACTTAGGCACAGATTTTCCGGCGGCAATTGTGATAGTGCAGCACTTGTACCCGCATCATCCTAGCCAAATGGCAAACCTCTTGAGTCATCGCACAGATTTACCTGTGAAAGAGGCAGAACAAGGCGATCAAATACAACCAGGTCAAGTTTATATTGCACCGCCGAATCAGCATTTACTCGTGACTGCCGACAATACGCTGTGCCTATCAGATGCTCAACTAGTCCATTTCGTGCGTCCTTCAGCAGATTTACTATTTGAATCAGTAGCAGCAAGTTTTCAAGCGCAGGCGATCGCGGTAGTCTTAACAGGGATGGGAAGTGATGGTGCCATGGGAGTCCGTGCTATTAAACAAATGGGTGGTAAAGCGATCGCGCAAGATCGCGCTAGTTCAGAATTTTTCGGGATGCCAAGCGCAGCGATTGATACAGGAACTGTTGATTTTGTGGTTCCTCTGCAAGAAATTGCTGTTATTTTGATGCATTTAGTGATGCACGGTGAACAACCGCAAAATTTGTAG
- a CDS encoding ATP-binding protein: protein MYQRAAQLYQKTSLTSCQSPELAADSLEELRIALEELHVAEEELLQQNEELTSIRNQLEAESKRYQELFDFAPDGYLVTDVLGIIREANRAAATMLNVPQKFLIGKPLVNFIPYEERSAFRLQLQQLHNTERVQEWELRLFPRHTTEFDATLTVVTIRNNNGDVAGWRWLMRDITARKQVEAKLREIELQNLRLQETTRIRSHFLAIMSHELRSPMNAIIGFSQLLLRNQQDRLNSQQESMVQRVLNSGKHLLRLIDEILDFSKLEANCLALQPEEFNLAELISDTTAEMHSLIEQQNLKLQVKLNLENPLVVNDKYRLRQVLVNLLSNAIKFTNVGSITIEAWEPSTERIAIAVEDTGIGIAQADLKDIFTEFRQANQTLVRQHGGTGLGLSIANRLVQMMHGSITVTSELGQGSTFQVEIPRRVTLS, encoded by the coding sequence ATGTATCAGCGGGCTGCTCAACTGTATCAGAAAACAAGTTTAACTTCTTGCCAATCTCCAGAATTAGCAGCAGACTCCTTAGAAGAACTCCGCATAGCTTTAGAAGAGTTACACGTCGCAGAAGAAGAGCTACTTCAGCAAAACGAAGAGTTAACTAGTATCCGCAATCAACTTGAAGCAGAAAGTAAACGCTACCAAGAATTATTTGACTTTGCTCCCGATGGCTATCTAGTAACTGATGTACTAGGCATAATTAGAGAAGCTAATCGCGCTGCGGCAACAATGCTAAATGTTCCGCAAAAATTTCTCATAGGCAAGCCCCTCGTGAATTTTATTCCTTATGAGGAACGCAGCGCATTTCGCTTGCAACTACAACAATTACACAATACTGAGCGCGTACAAGAATGGGAATTACGCTTGTTTCCACGTCACACTACTGAATTTGATGCTACTTTAACTGTAGTAACAATCCGCAACAATAACGGTGATGTAGCAGGTTGGCGTTGGTTGATGCGAGACATTACAGCACGCAAACAAGTTGAAGCAAAACTACGTGAGATTGAATTACAAAACTTGCGACTTCAAGAAACTACACGCATCAGATCGCATTTTTTAGCGATAATGTCCCACGAATTGCGCAGTCCAATGAATGCTATCATTGGCTTCTCACAACTGCTATTGCGCAACCAACAAGATCGCCTAAATTCCCAGCAAGAAAGCATGGTACAGCGCGTTCTCAACAGTGGAAAACACTTGCTGCGCTTAATCGACGAAATCTTAGATTTTTCTAAGTTAGAAGCAAATTGTCTCGCACTGCAACCCGAAGAGTTTAATTTGGCAGAACTCATCAGTGATACGACAGCAGAAATGCATTCTCTCATTGAGCAGCAAAACTTAAAGCTACAAGTAAAATTAAATTTAGAAAACCCTCTTGTTGTCAACGACAAATATCGCTTACGCCAAGTGTTGGTCAATTTGCTCTCCAACGCGATTAAATTTACAAATGTTGGTAGCATTACAATTGAAGCATGGGAACCGTCTACTGAACGAATTGCGATCGCAGTTGAAGATACAGGAATTGGAATTGCTCAAGCAGATCTCAAAGATATTTTTACAGAATTTCGTCAAGCCAATCAAACACTTGTTCGCCAACACGGCGGTACTGGTTTAGGGCTATCAATTGCTAATAGACTAGTCCAAATGATGCACGGTTCAATTACTGTCACCAGCGAGTTAGGTCAAGGTTCTACTTTTCAAGTTGAGATACCGCGAAGAGTGACTTTATCATAA
- a CDS encoding CheR family methyltransferase, translated as MNPEFEALLNYIKRNRGFDFTGYKRPSLIRRVTKRMQALEVDSYSNYVDYLEVHPQEFVHLFNTILINVTSFFRDPTVWEYVHTDIIPRVITRKELSEPIRVWSAGCASGQEAYTLAIILAEALGVEQFRSRVKIYATDVDEEALNQARHATYNAREVTGLSAEFLEQYFDCYENLYTFRKDLRRSVIFGRHDLLQDAPISRIDLLVCRNTLMYFNAETQARIVSRFHFALNDGSFLLLGKAEMLLSHGSSFSPVDLKRRIFSKLAMTNNRDRFLPMMPNNDTDTNNLTRYGYLRDAAFDTAPLAQLILDLNGTLTLANKRARSLCGLRYQDIGRLLQDLEISYRPIELRSCIDQVYRDRRSNLHKDVEWIIGGELQYFDVQVAPLLDVNDTLLGISITFNDVTRAKSLQDELEHSNQELEMAYEELQSTNEELETTNEELQSSNEELETTNEELQSTNEELETMNEELHSSNEELQTINEEFRLRSEELNSANAFLASILTSLRCGVVVLDRDLLIQAWSDKAEDLWGLRALEVQGQHFLNLDIGLPVEQIRQPIRTCLMAESDYIEITVEAVNRRGKSIQCQVTCTPLLSRTQEIQGVILLMEEHASNEDT; from the coding sequence ATGAACCCAGAATTTGAAGCTTTACTTAACTATATTAAGCGTAACCGTGGATTTGACTTTACTGGCTACAAACGACCAAGCTTAATCCGCCGCGTCACAAAACGAATGCAAGCCCTCGAAGTTGATAGCTACAGCAACTACGTCGATTACTTGGAGGTGCATCCCCAAGAATTTGTGCATCTGTTCAACACAATTTTAATTAACGTTACCTCTTTTTTTCGCGATCCAACAGTGTGGGAATATGTACATACTGACATTATTCCTCGTGTAATTACTCGTAAAGAACTGTCTGAACCAATTCGAGTTTGGAGTGCAGGATGTGCTTCAGGACAAGAAGCCTACACTTTAGCCATTATCTTAGCCGAAGCGCTTGGAGTTGAACAATTTCGTTCGCGAGTCAAAATTTATGCGACTGATGTTGATGAAGAGGCACTCAATCAAGCACGTCATGCTACATACAACGCTAGAGAAGTGACAGGACTTTCTGCCGAATTCTTAGAACAGTATTTTGATTGTTACGAAAATCTTTATACCTTTCGTAAAGACTTGCGGCGTTCTGTGATTTTTGGTCGTCACGATTTATTACAAGATGCACCCATCTCGCGAATTGACTTACTAGTATGTCGCAACACGCTGATGTATTTTAATGCCGAGACTCAAGCACGAATTGTTAGTCGTTTTCACTTTGCGCTAAACGATGGTAGCTTTTTGTTGTTGGGTAAAGCGGAAATGTTGCTCAGTCATGGTAGTAGTTTCTCTCCAGTAGACCTCAAACGACGCATTTTTAGCAAGCTGGCAATGACAAATAACCGCGATCGCTTTTTGCCAATGATGCCAAACAATGATACAGACACGAATAATCTAACGCGTTATGGGTATCTCCGTGATGCTGCCTTTGACACGGCTCCACTAGCACAACTGATATTAGATCTTAATGGGACTTTGACGTTGGCTAACAAACGAGCGCGGAGTTTATGTGGTCTGAGATATCAAGATATTGGTCGTTTACTACAAGACTTAGAAATATCTTACCGCCCGATTGAGTTACGTTCGTGTATTGATCAAGTGTATCGCGATCGCCGTTCTAATCTGCATAAAGATGTAGAGTGGATTATTGGTGGTGAACTGCAATATTTTGATGTTCAAGTAGCACCACTATTAGATGTCAATGATACTCTGCTTGGTATCAGTATCACCTTTAACGATGTCACTCGTGCCAAATCCTTACAAGACGAACTTGAGCATTCTAATCAAGAATTAGAAATGGCTTATGAAGAATTACAATCCACCAACGAAGAACTAGAGACAACTAACGAAGAACTTCAATCTTCTAATGAAGAATTAGAGACAACTAACGAGGAACTTCAATCTACAAATGAAGAGTTAGAAACAATGAACGAAGAATTACACTCTTCTAATGAAGAACTCCAGACAATTAATGAAGAATTTCGCCTGCGTAGCGAAGAACTCAACTCCGCTAACGCTTTTCTAGCGTCAATCTTAACAAGTCTCCGTTGTGGTGTTGTCGTTTTAGACCGAGACTTGCTCATTCAAGCTTGGAGTGATAAAGCAGAGGACTTATGGGGTTTACGCGCACTCGAAGTTCAAGGACAACATTTTCTCAACTTAGATATTGGTTTACCTGTAGAGCAGATCAGGCAGCCAATTCGCACCTGTCTAATGGCAGAATCTGATTATATAGAAATTACCGTAGAAGCAGTAAATCGTCGTGGCAAATCTATTCAATGTCAAGTGACTTGTACGCCGTTATTAAGTAGAACTCAAGAGATTCAAGGTGTAATTTTGTTAATGGAGGAACACGCTAGTAATGAAGATACATAA